A region of the Tachyglossus aculeatus isolate mTacAcu1 chromosome 9, mTacAcu1.pri, whole genome shotgun sequence genome:
acaaaattttgttaatcatgtgcatttaactttaattctatttgttctggcgacttgacacccgtccacatgttttgttttgtccgtctcccccttctagactgtgagcccgttgttgggtagggaccgtctctatatgtcgccaagtaTGTAAGTAtgagcttactatgctccaggcactgaactaagtgccggggtgaatataaagatcaatcaatcatcaatcgtatttattgagcgcttactgtgttcagagcactatactaagcgcttgggaagtacaagttggcaacatatagagacagtccctacccaaccgtgggctcacagtctaaaagggggagtcagtgaacaaaaccaaacatactaacaaaataaaataaatggaatatgtatgtacaagtaaaataaataaatagagtaataaatatatacatacatatatacaggtgctgtggggaagggaaggaggtaagatgagggggatggacgagggggagaggaaggaaggttataaagataaccaagtcccacacagggctctcagtcttcatccccattttatcttgtagactgtgagcctgttgttgggtagggaccgtcgctatatgttgccaacttgtacttcccaagcgcttagtccagtgctctgcacacagtaagcgctcaataaatgtgactgaatgaatggtttattCGAAAGAAGAGCTATAGGTAAGTCAGGACCAGGGAAAGTTTCCCGAGGGTAAAGGGTAGTAACTGCCCGCCATTTATTGCAAAGAGGAAGGAGCCGACCTGTGGAGACGGTTGTGGCGATGGAGAAATGGTGGTTTGTGGAAACAAAGGGACAGAAAACAGGCATAAAAATGGAAAGGGACTCCGCGGAAGTTGGTAGGGACCTGTTTGGGGCCCGTGGAAGCATTGAGGCAGTCGcgtttagtgagagcttaccgtttgcagagtgttgttttagtgcttgggagagtacaatataacaagagttggcagataataataataatgatgatgatggcattttttaagcgcttactatgtgcagagcactgttctaagcgctggggaggttacaaggtgatcaggttgtcccactggggactcacaatcaatcctcattttacagatgagggaacagaggcccggagaagtgaagtgactcgcccaaagtcacacagctgacaataggcggagccgggatttgaacccgtgacctcggactccaaagcccgggctctttccactgagccacgctgcttctccaatagatttcctgcccccaggaagcttacagtctagaggacaactgAAGCTGAACTACATAGTTactgctctattcattttattaatgatgtacatatagctaatAATTCTAGCTATaattagagtagcagcgtggctcagtggaaagagctcgggcttgagagtcagaggtcatgggcttaaatcccggctcagccaattgtcagctgtgtgactttgggcgagtcacttcacttctctgggcctcagttccctcatctggaaaatggggatgaagagtgggagccccacgtgggacaacctgatcaccttgtaacctccccagcgcttagaacagtgctttgcacatagtaagtgcttaataaatgccattattattattaccgtgtaacctccccagcgcttagaacagtgctctgcacatagtaagcgcttaataaatgccattattattattatattctgtttattctgatagttttaacacctgtctacttattgtcttctagactgtgggcccgcttttgggtagggactgtatatgttgccgacctgtacttcccattcattcatttaaacgtattgagcgcttactgtatgcagtgcactgtactaagcgcttgggaagtccaagtcggcaacttatagagatgatccctacccaacagcgggctcaccgtctagaaggggggagacagacaacaaaacatgtagacaggtgtcaaaatcaagcgcttagtatgaatgaatgaactgtggtagtttatatcattcattcaatcgtatttattgagcgcttactgtgtgcagagcagtgtactaagcgcttgggaagtccaagtcggcaacatatagagacggtccctacccaacagcgggctcacagtctagaagggggagacagacagcaaagaagCAATGTAAAAACAGTTATTTGGCgagttatttttagactgtgagcccactgttgggtagggactgtctctatatgttgccgactcggacttcccaagcgcttagtacagtgctctgcacacagtaagcgctcaataaatacgattgattgattgattgagcgcaccAAGGTGGTAACTGTCAGTGGAATGATGAGGTTGAATTTACTCTGTGAGAATAACACCAAATCGGTCATCCATGGAGGGTCTTCCGCGGATAACACCATCCTAAGCTCTCGGAAGAGTTGAATAAAGTCATAATACATCCCTCCTTGCCCCCAAAGAGCGCGTAATCTATTTTTATAAAAGCAacatccttatctttcctccctcaGGTTGCATCTGCGACTCCAGCAAGCTGACAACAAACTGCTCTTCCCTTCCAAGTGGGGAATGCCAGTGTCAGGCCCTGGGTTCGCCGAATAAAGTCCTGTGTTCGAACCGTAAGCGTTAAAACATAGGTGGACTGACTGACGTCTGTCCGCTTGAAACATTTATCGGGCGGTGGCGGAAGACGCGTTAGCGTCTCGAGTTTCGGTTCCCTGAGATCCACCTCCTAGTGAATTGTCCCATTTGTCGGTCAACGGATATTTATTTTGCACCCACTTGGTACCCAGCTCTGTATAAGGCCGTCTCAAATTAAaaaaaacgcttagtacagttctccgcacgcagtaagggctgaagcagcgtggctcagtggaaagagcaagggcttgggagctggaggtcatgggttctaatcccggctccgccacttgtcagctgtgtgactgtgggcaagtcacttcacttctccgtgcctcagttacctcatctgtaaaatggggattaagactgggagccccacgtgggacgacctgatcacctggtatcccccccagcgcttagaacagtgcttcgcacgtagtaagcacttaaccagtgccatcatcattattattattattattaataaatacgattgaatgaatgaataaaaaatataGGTGGTCTCTGGTCTCAGTAGgagagccttcattcattcattcattcaatctaaaataaatagaccagCCAGGCaaacgttattcattcattcagtcgtatttattgagcacttactgtgcgcagagcactgtactaagcacttgggaagtaccagttggcgacgtatggagacggcccctacccaacagcgggttcacagtctagaaacgttaTGTACATATTAGTACGGTAATTACAAAAATGCCCTgatagaagtcagtcagtcatttattaagcgcttattgtgtgcagaccactggattaagctcttgggagagcattcattcattcagttcattcagttgtatttattgagcgcttaccgtgtgcagaccactggactaggcgcattggagaagcagcgtggctcagtggaaagagcccgggctttggagtcagaggtcatgggttcgaattccggctccaccagctgtcagctgtgtgactttgggcaagtcacttcacttctctgggcctcagctacctcatctgtcaaatggggattaaaactgtgaggccctccgtgggacaacctgatcaccttgaaacctccccagcgcttggaacagtgcttggcacataggaagcgcttagcaaataccattattattatggaaagtataattcagcaataaagagagacaatccacaACGGATTTACTGGctcgaagcggggagacagacatcaaaacaagtaaacaggcatcagtagcatcaaaagaaatagaattataaatatagacACATCACAGAAAGtaaacaggcgttaatataaatagaattatagatatgcacatatataaacAAGGGCTATAGGGTGGCGGGGGGTACAttatagcagtataacagacaacattctctgcccacagcgtgcttccagtctagaggaggcaacagacgtcaatgtaaataaattacagacaggtccTAAAATCCATTCCTCCGACGAATCGCTTGAATTCTTACTCTGAACAGAATTCCCTGCTAGGCACCGGGGAGAATATggtacagtatcaatcaatcaatcaatcaatcgtatttattgagcgcttactgtgtgcagagcactgtactaagcgcttgggaagtccaagttggcaacatatagagacggtccctacccaacagcgggctcacagtctaaaacggggagacagagaacaaaaccaaacatactaacaaaataaaataaatagaatagatatgtacaattaaaataaataaagagtaataaatatgtacagtagatagagaagcagcgtggctcaatggaaagagcccgggctttggagtcagaggtcgtgggttcaaatcctggccctgccacttgtcagctgtgtgactttgggcaagtcacttcacttctctgtgccttaggtcatctgtaaaatggggattcagagtgtgaacctccccgtgggacaacctaatcaccttctaacctccccagcgcttagaacggtgtttggcacgtagtaagtgcttaataaatgccattattaccttgTGGCCGCCTTCGAGAAGCTTACGCCGTAGTGAGGGAGACCGACGTTAAGATCAGCCGGAGATAAGGGATATGGCGGGATATCAGGATATGGACGTTGGAGTGTTGTGGGGCCGGGTGTCTAGGCTTGAAGAAGGGCAAGGTTCACCGGGATAAACTTCCTGAATGAGGTGGACTTTTATCCGTGATtataaaagagggaggggaggctacTATTGCCCGTAAAGAACCTGTCGGGCGCGACCTTGGAGGTTGGAGAAGAAGAACTGTTGGCAAAGGGAAACGatcgtaatcatcatcaatcgtatttattgagcgcttactatcatcatcatcatcaattgtatttattgagcgcttactatgtgcagagcactgtactaagcgcttgggaagtacaaattggcaacatatagagacagtccctacccaacagcgggctcacagtctaaaagggggagacagagaacaaaaccaaacatactaacaaaataaaataaatagggtagacatgtacaagtaaaataaataaataaatagagtaataaatatgtactatgtgcagagcactgtactaagcgcttatatatatAGCCGGGGTTGGTagtgggcaggtagaggggaaacAGTTGGTGGAAAAAGACTGGTTTGGGCAGCCGAATAATGCCAGTATATCCAGGAGCGGTGtggtttcattaaaaaaaaataaataatcgtatttattgagcgcttactgtgtgcagagcactgtactaagcgcttgggaagtacaagttggcaacatatagagactccctacccaacagtgggttcacagtctaatcacCCAAAGCTATCGGCTTCGTTCCACGGGAACTTTGGACCCGGACGTTGCGAAGGGGCACTTGCCTCTCCCGCAGATGCCACGGGACGGAGGGGAGGAAGGTCAGCTGGGcgtacggagaagcagcgcggctcagcggaaagagcccgggctttggagtcggaggtcaggggttcgaatcccggccccgccaattgtcagctgggtgacttggggcgagtcactcaacttccctgtacttcagtgacctcatctgtaaaatggggattaagactgggagccccccgtgggacaacctcatcaccttgtaacctccccagcgcttagaacagtgctttgcacatagagaagcagcgtggctcagtggaaagagcccgggctttggagtcagaggtcaagggttcaaatcccggctccgccacttgtcagctgggtgactctgggcaagtcacttcacttctctgggcctcagttccctcatctgtcaaatggggatgaagactgtgagccctacgtgggacaacctgatcaccttgtatcctccccagcgcttagaacagtgccttgcacatagtaagcacttaataaatgccattatagtaagtgcttaataaacgccattattattattatgcggcacCTGGGGTGGCTGGTTTTCCTGGCATAATTCGGATGCAGTGGGGTGGAAAGGGACGCAGATCTGGCTCTTGGAAatggcttctgccccttcctcaAGTTTCCTGCGGGGCTGAAGCGGTGGCGTAGCGattaggccaatcaatcaatcaatcaatcgtatttattgagcgcttactgtgtgcagagcactggactaagcgcttgggaagtccaagtcggcaacacacagagacggtccctacccaacagcgggctcacagtctagaagggggagatggagaacaaaaccaaacatactaacaaaataaaataaatagaatagatatgtacaagtaagataaatagagtaataaatatgtacaaacatataggacaggccaccgtcctgggagtcaaaaggacctgggttctaatcccggccctgccgcttgtctgctgtgcgacctgggccaagtcactccacttctctgggctgcggttgcctcacctgtaaaatggggattaagagcgggaaccccactgtgggacagggaccgtgtccaacccgatttgccggtatccgccccagcgcttagtacagtgcttggcacataggaagcgctcaacaagtaccaaagcaaattccacagttgttattactgaAGGCGAAGGGTGATTAACTTGTtaatctacccccagcacttagaacagtgcctggcacagagtaagcgcttaacaatcaatcaatcgtatttattgagcgcttactgtatgcagagcactgtactaagcacttgggaagtacaagttagcagcatatagagacagtccctgcccaacagtgggctcaacaattaccataattatgattatgatggggtttatttatttatgattgttacagtgcctggaacatagtaaacagagtcagaggtcgtgggttcaaatcctggctccgccccttgtcagctgtgtgaccttgggcaagtcacttctctgtgcctcgatgacctcatctgtaaaatggagatgaagactgcgagtccccggtgggacaacctggtcaccttgtaacctccccagtgcttagaacagtgctttgcacggagtaagcgcttaataaatgccataaaaaagtgccataattatgattgtggaacatagtaagcacttaacaaatatcacaatcattatgattattatcgctGAAGACGAGGGGTGCAGTTTGGAGCAAGCGTCGATTCCCCCCCGTCCTGAGGGTTCTGGGTTCGGTCTCCGTTAGCGTTTCTAAATCAGTCAAGGTTCCCTTATCGGGCTAATGCCCGTGACTGTCGGGCGTTAAAGAGGTCAGTCTGAACCGTTTGGCAACGgacctgtctctctatgttgccaatttgtacttcccaagtgcttagtccagtgctctgcacatagtaagcgctcaataaatacgatcgatgatggtgatgaccgATTTTAACGTGGAGATTTCCTCTGCAGTGGTGTCGAAATGCCTGCAGATGAAGGCGGAGGTGACCGGGGCCAAGACCGGGCGTCGGAAGAGACCCGAAGGGGCTTTCAGAAATAACGACGGGCTGTACGACCCCGTGTGCGATAACGCGGGCGTCTTCAAGGCGCGCCAGTGCAACGACACCAGCACTTGCTGGTGCGTTAACACCGCCGGCGTCCGGAGGACCGACAAGAGCTCCGAAATCACGTGCAGCGAACTCGTCAGGACCTAGTAAGTCCCTCTTTCCcagatcgtcatcatcaatcgtattgagcgcttgctatgtgcagagcactgtactaagcgcttggggagtacaaattggcaacatatagagacagtccctacccaacagtgggctcacggtctaaaaatcgTTTGCGCGCCCGCTCGCGTCCTCAACCGCGTGACGGCCGTAACTTCCATCATCGGTGGAAACACCGCAGAATCGACCATTAGTctatttgtggcaattgttacaaaagatgattagtattattatcgacCGACCGACTGAAGCGAGACCGCGCTCCAGAATGGGAGGGAAGGCATGGAGAGCTGAGAGAAGAGAGCCATGGTCTGTTAGAGTAGCAGAGAGCCCTAAATGGGGACgcaggagagattcattcattcagttgtatttattgagcgcttactgtgtgccgagcactgtgctaagcgcttgggaagtacgagttggcaacatatagagacggtccctacccgacaacgggctcacggaacACAAGAGAGCTAAAAAGCCCCAAAGCTGATGAGCGAGAGCTTTTTTTCATTGTGCCCAAGGTGACGGAGGGAATTATTGCCCTCCAGTCGTCATTTACAAGGAGAATCCGGGCAATGGGTGTGATTGGTTTTGATGCGAGAAAAAATCTGACTTCAGAGTCTCTGCAATCCTTCTCCACGTTCACCTTTTTTTGGAGTACTGCTTCAGGAATCCTCCTGAACGGTGCTAAAGCGATCCGGATTTATTTTTGCTTTCAACACCCCGTCTAAGCGTCTCCTATACTTCCATGATATGGCAAAGTCACCTCAGTGGCCGCTTTGGAACCCAAGAGTTCCTCAGGCAGAACTTGAAGGAAGCGTTAATGCTCGCGGCCTCAACCGCGTGACTGCCGTCACGCTAAGGTGGGCACGGGCCCGTTTTCATTCCTCGCATGTTTTCGTCTctgggcgtatttattgagcgccgactgtgagGGCGCGGTCCCGTTTTCATTCCTCACATGGTTTCGTGTtcgggggtatttactgagcgctgagtgTGTGCCCAGccccggactaagtgcttgggggaggacagtatAACTATATAATGGAtgtattcgctgcccacagtgggttgacggtctagagggggagacggacgtgagcagaaataaataaatgacagatatggacgtgagtgttggggggatgaagaaaaggagcatgtcagggcgacacagaagggaagggagaagaggaaagggaggtttagtctgggaaggcctcttggaggaggtgggccatcaataaagctttgaagggggggatgtcatggttggatttgaggagggtgggctttccaggccagagggaggacacgggagaagggtcggtggcgagatggaaGTAAAGGGAGCGGGTTAGCGGTGTGAGCAAAGGGTATCCGAGTTTAATTTGCTTCATTCGGGGTTCCTATTGTGCTCTGTTTGGCCGTGGGGAGGATTTCAGTAGTGTCCCATCATGAGAGTTGGTGGGAGCAAAGAAAATTGAATTGataatggcagtaataataatgatggtaccggtaaagcgcttactatgtgtcaagcactgttctaaatgctggggtagatacaggttcatcaggttgggcccagtcactgtcccacccggggctcccagtcttcccccattttaaagatgagggaactgaggcccagggaagtgaagtgacttacccaaggtcacccagcagacaagtggtggagccgggattagaacccgtgacctcccgcGTGGCAGGCCCAGGAGGATGTGCTGTTAAAGtttttcacagtcttttagactgtgagcccactgttgggtagggactgtctctatatgttgccaacttggacttcccaagcgcttagtccagtgctctgcacacagtaagcgctcaataaatacgattgatcgattgattttcgcTGTGATCTTTCTCGCGCAGCTGGATCATCATCGAACTGAAGCATAAAGCGAGAGAGAAGCCCTTCGACAGTCAGGAGTTGGAGAAGTAAGTCTTAGTCTTTTGTCGTGCCCAACTAGCAGCGGGATTTCCTTGTCGTAACGCGTATCCTTAATCCTCCTCTTAGGGCTCTGAAAGACGAAATTCAGAAGCGGTACAAGCTGGAGAAGAAGTTTATCACGAACTTTGTGGTAAGGAAAAGAGTCGGAGAGACCGGGCTTTTTGTGCGGGCAGtgcgacaataataatgataataataattagagtttGGCCCGGCACCTTAGGAAGAGGTGAGGTCATCTCCCCGATATCGTTGCTGGCACATTTTGGGGGCCCTTGGGTGGGGATGCAGTTGCAGTAGATACCAGCTGacggtctgaataataataataatggcatttattattagatattacatatctattctatttatttacatatcctatttatttacatatctattctatttattttattttgttagtatgtttggttctgttccctgtctccccatttaagactgtgagcccactgttgggtagggactgtctctaaatgttgccaacttgtacttcccaagcgcttagtacagtgctctgcacacagtaagcgctcaataaatacgattgattgattgattaagtgacttgcccaaggtcacacagcagacgtggcggggctgggattcgaacccctgacctctgactccaaagcccgggctctttccattgagccacgctgcctcatgtccgctgtgtgacctcgggcaagtcacttaacttctctgagcctcagttccctcatctgtaaaatggggatgacgactgtgagccccatgtgggacaacctggtcgccttgcatccccccccagcgcttagaactgtgcgtcgcacatagtaagcgcttaacaaatgccttgcacatagtaagtgcttaacaattgccattatcatcatcattattattaagtgaccagAATAATCTGAGAATGAGCAATTAACAATAGTCTCCACCCCTTCCCAAgactaagctcgtcgtgggcagggaaggtgtccgtttgttgttgtattgtaccctcccaagcgctaagcacagtgctgtgcgcaccgcactcaataaatacgactgagcgagTATTATCTGGTGTTTCTAAAGTCTTAACCATGGCGCCTGTCGTCTTTTTCAGTACGAAAAAGACGGTATCATCATCGAGCTGATGCAGAATTCCTCGGAGAGCGCTGCCTCGAACGTGGACATAGCTGACGTGGCCTATTACTTCGAAAAAGATGTGAGCGCAAGCGTTCGCTTATCCGTCGTCGGGCGAATTGGCTTTTCGACGAAAACTCCCGTAGCTCCCGTTAACAACTGCACAATTCCGTTTTTCCCTGACCCTCATCCGCATCTGTCGGGATGGCAAATTCGCCCTCGCTGTTTTCCCCATAAACGCTCCCGGTTGCTCCCTCTCTCCCGCTACAGATTAAAGGAGAGTCTTTCTTCCACGCGAGCAAGGGCAACATCTTCGTAAACAACGAGGTCCTGGAGCT
Encoded here:
- the EPCAM gene encoding epithelial cell adhesion molecule, giving the protein MRAEPPSGFPREGPGLKSGGWAGPAGRGCSWRQSAASPPSACFVSSSLFVSVRPCARALPCGCSPPRARAPAPPMALPALGCALLLAAAAALASADEGCICDSSKLTTNCSSLPSGECQCQALGSPNKVLCSNLVSKCLQMKAEVTGAKTGRRKRPEGAFRNNDGLYDPVCDNAGVFKARQCNDTSTCWCVNTAGVRRTDKSSEITCSELVRTYWIIIELKHKAREKPFDSQELEKALKDEIQKRYKLEKKFITNFVYEKDGIIIELMQNSSESAASNVDIADVAYYFEKDIKGESFFHASKGNIFVNNEVLELEPDETLIYYVDEKAPEFSMKGLTAGVIAVIVVVVLAVVAGIVVLVVTRRKRKNRYEKAEIKEMGEMRRELNS